From Triticum aestivum cultivar Chinese Yumai mitochondrion, complete genome, a single genomic window includes:
- the ccmB gene encoding ccmB: protein MRRLFLEQFHKQIFPSTPITSFFLFLSYIVVTPLMIGFEKDFSCHSHLGSIRIPLLFPFPPEPFPRNDKESGTLELYYLSAYCLPKILLLQLVGHRVIQISRVFCAFPMLQLPYQFDRSGMDRLNILLGSPVLTLLCGIHSRSALGITSSSGWNSSQNPTTSPTLLPPTVSRTSIETEGFHVLSSIGYSSPFVSLYPISVSISSQD from the coding sequence ATGAGACGACTCTTTCTTGAACAATTTCATAAGCAGATCTTCCCCTCCACACCAATCACGAGTTTTTTTTTATTCCTCTCGTATATCGTCGTCACGCCCTTAATGATAGGTTTTGAAAAAGATTTTTCATGTCATTCCCATTTAGGTTCGATTCGGATCCCTCTGTTGTTTCCCTTTCCTCCCGAACCTTTTCCTCGAAATGATAAAGAATCTGGTACACTCGAATTGTATTATTTAAGTGCTTATTGCTTGCCAAAAATCCTACTTCTACAATTGGTAGGTCACCGGGTTATTCAAATAAGTCGTGTTTTCTGTGCTTTTCCCATGTTACAACTTCCGTACCAATTCGATCGATCCGGAATGGATCGGTTAAACATTCTATTAGGGAGCCCGGTCTTGACTCTTCTGTGTGGTATTCATTCTCGTTCGGCTCTTGGAATCACATCCAGCAGTGGTTGGAACAGCTCGCAAAATCCAACCACTTCACCTACTTTATTGCCCCCAACCGTTTCCCGTACCTCTATAGAAACAGAAGGGTTTCATGTTCTTTCATCGATTGGGTATTCCTCTCCTTTTGTATCTCTTTATCCAATTTCGGTCTCGATTAGTTCACAAGATTGA
- the atp4 gene encoding atp4: MRFLSTDMKDRNMLFAAIPSICASSPKKISIYNEEMIVARCFIGFLIFSRKSLGKTFKETLDGRIESIQEELLQFFNPNEVIPEESNEQQRLLRISLRICSTVVESLPTARCAPKCEKTVQALLCRNLNVKSATLLNATSSRRIRLQDDIVTGFHFSVSERFVSGSTFKASTIDLIREGLIVLRKVRVGGSI, translated from the coding sequence ATGAGATTTCTTTCTACGGATATGAAGGATAGAAATATGCTATTTGCTGCTATTCCATCTATTTGTGCATCAAGTCCGAAGAAGATCTCAATCTATAATGAAGAAATGATAGTAGCTCGTTGTTTTATAGGCTTTCTCATATTCAGTCGGAAGAGTTTAGGTAAGACTTTCAAAGAAACTCTCGACGGGAGAATCGAGTCTATTCAGGAAGAATTGCTGCAATTCTTCAATCCTAACGAAGTAATTCCGGAGGAATCCAATGAACAACAACGATTACTTAGGATCAGCTTGCGAATTTGCAGCACCGTAGTAGAATCATTACCAACGGCACGCTGTGCGCCTAAGTGCGAAAAGACAGTGCAAGCTTTGTTATGCCGAAACCTAAATGTAAAGTCAGCAACACTTCTAAATGCCACTTCTTCCCGCCGCATCCGTCTTCAGGACGATATAGTCACAGGTTTTCACTTTTCAGTGAGTGAAAGATTTGTATCCGGGTCTACGTTCAAAGCTTCTACCATAGACCTAATTCGAGAAGGCTTGATAGTCCTAAGAAAGGTGAGGGTGGGGGGTTCTATTTAG